A single Hyperolius riggenbachi isolate aHypRig1 chromosome 12, aHypRig1.pri, whole genome shotgun sequence DNA region contains:
- the LOC137540953 gene encoding uncharacterized protein, with protein sequence MSIPLFDTLLEMVKDDLRKKDTTFRRAVTPQEQLLITLRYIATGQTYTSLHVTFRIGKSTVAGIVVRTSRILWTRLRARYMPVPDTTKWEEIAQGFWTECKFPNCVGALDGKHIRIQKPVGSGSHYFNYKKYFSIVLMAVADADYKFVYVDVGSYGSSNDSGIFHASSDTAITMDIAAGTGDLLA encoded by the exons atgtctattcccct gtttgatacccttttggagatggtgaaggatgaccttaggaagaaggataccacgttcaggagagcagtcacaccacaagaacaactactcatcacactgag gtacattgcaactggacaaacatatacatcgctacatgtcacatttcgtattgggaagagcacggtggcaggcatcgtcgtgaggacttcgaggatcctttggacgcgactgagggccagatacatgcctgtgccggacaccacgaaatgggaggagatcgcccagggcttctggaccgagtgcaagtttcctaattgtgttggcgcactggatgggaaacacatccggattcagaaacccgtggggagtggcagccattatttcaactataaaaaatacttcagcattgttctaatggcagtggcagatgcggactacaagtttgtgtacgtggatgtggggtcgtacggtagttccaatgactctggaattttcca CGCGTCATCTGACACCGCCATCACCATGGATATCGCTGCTGGAACGGGCGATTTG ctagcctag